CCGGTAGAAATGCTGGATAGAAAGGATGTACTGAAAAAGCAGCCCTTTGTAAGAAAAGATATTAAGGCATCCACATACTGCAGTAAAGATTCTCAGGTGAATCCTCTAAAAGTGATGAGAGGATTTCTTAAAAAGGGTACTGCTCTTGGCCTGGAATTAAAAACCCATGTAGAAATTACGGAAATCGTACAAAGGGAAAACTATTGGGAGATTGTTCTTAAAGATGGGATTCGTATCAAAACAGAATATGTGGTCAATGCAGCAGGGGCCTGGGCATCGGATATAGGAAGACTTATTGACATTGATATCCCTATAAGACCTAAAAGGGGCCAAATTATCGTCACTCAGCAGGTTCCTTCCCTTGGAGAAACCAATGCCTGGAGTGCGGATTATATCGCTGCAAAAATGAATCCTCAGATTGTCCAGAGAAAACCTAAAAGATACAGGGAGCTTGGAATTGGACTAGCACTTAGCCAAGCCTCCAGTGGAAACTACTTAATAGGAAGTACGAGGGAATACGTGGGATTTGATAAAAGTACGACCTATGAAGCCTTGACGATGATTATGCACGAAGCATTAAGACTATTTCCCATCTTAAAAAATGTGCATATGATTCGAAGTTTTGCTGGTCTTAGGCCTGCGTCAGAGGATGGCAAAGCGATTGTTGGAGAAGTAGATGGTAAAAAAGGGTTTTATATTGCAGCAGGACATGAAGGAGATGGTATAGCTTTGGCACCTATTACCGGAAAGGTTATGGCTTCTATGATTTGTGGCGAGAAAGTCATCTATCCTATGGAAGAACTGAATTTAAACAGGTTTCAAAATCAAAAAAAGAATGGGGGGTAGAGTATGGATTTAGGATTATGGTTGTGGATTGTTACTGGCTTAATGTGTACGGTATTTCTGATTATATCCTGGAAGGTAACAGGAAAAGCCCAATCCAGCTTTTCAAATTATGCCATAGGGGGTAAATCCTTTCCTTTATATCTGATTTTCTTTACCCAATTTGCAACGATTATGGGAGTTGGGAATTTTATAGGTCATGCAGGAAAAGGATATCAATTTGGTCTTCCCTGGCTAATATTTATTTTGGGAGAGCAGGGCTCTAAAATTATTTTTGCACTGTTTTTTGCAGGCTTGGCAGGAAGGCTTACCTATAATAGCTTTCCTGAAATGATGGATGATTTAATTGTGCGAGATAAAGTCACAAGAGCCTTAGGCGGAATCTTAGCTTCTATGATTATGATTGCCTGGATCGGAGGACAGGGAAAGGCCTTTGGAAACATTTTTAATATCAGTACAGGAGCAAATCCTGTACCGATTATCTTGCTATTTTCTCTTGTATTTATTGTCTATACAACATTGGGGGGCATATACTCCGTCGTTTGGACGGATTTAATTCAAGGAATCTTAGTTGTTATATTTGGTGTTGCTTTTTATGTGTATGCCTTTTCACCGGTTGGCTGGAGTATGGCGGAACTGGGGGTAAGACTAGCAGAAGCAGGAAAGGCGGAATTATGGAGCTTTAAAGGAACCAACGTCATACAGCTTATTAACCAGTTTGTAACGGGATGTATTGGTATTCTGGCGGCTCAGATTTACTGGCAGAGATGCTTCTCAGCTAAGGATAAGAAATCAGCCAGAGACGGACTTTTATGGAGTGGAATCATTGCAATCATATTTGTTATGTTAACCGCATTGGTTGGTATGGTTATTCTTACATTAAATCAAGGCCTAAAACCGGATGATGCAATGCCTTGGTTTATGCTCAATTATGTTCCAACAGGTATTGCTGTGATGATTTTTGCACTTATCCTGGCAGCAGGCATGTCTTCAGCAGATTCAAATCTTAACTCTGCATCTATTCTCATTGTGAATGATTTAATCAAACCCTTTAAACAACAAGTAACCGATATTCAACTGGTTAAGTATGCAAAATGGTTAACAGTTGTGATAGGAATCTTTGCTGCTTTGGCAGGGATTTATGCCAGCTCTATTTTAGATTTATTCTCCAGAGCCTATGCCATGGCAGGAGGCGGTTTAGTACCACTTCTGCTTGTTGGACTTATTTGGAAAGAAAGAAAAGGCGAAAGATTTGAAATGGGTATAAAAAACAGCAAAGTAACCCCATGGGGAGCGAGAGTTGGCATTATCACCGGTTCCATATTAACTCAAATTCCTGCTCTGGGTGCCAATAGAGTGCTCATTGCTTTAGTAGTATCCGCGATATTGATTGTTGTGGTATCCATATTTACAAAGAAAAATTCCAAAGCGGAAGTCGCATAAAAGGATCATAGGGCGGACATTGTTCGCCCTATTAAAAATAAATAAGAAGGGAGTATTTATGGAGGATATTATTATCTGTCGATGTGAGGAGATTACCCAAAGGGAAATTGAAGCGGCCATAGAAGACGGGGCAAGAACCTTTAATGAAGTAAAAAGGTTCACAAGGTGCGGCATGGGCCTTTGCCAGGGGAGAACCTGCAGAGTACGAATAGAAAAATTAATTGCCCGAAAAACTAAAAAGCCTCCCAGGCAGGGAAATTATAGACAGCCTGTTCGTCCAGTTAATCTTGGAATAGAAGGTGATATTTTAAATGAATAGAATTAAAGAGCACCCGATATTAGGAAAGACAGAAGACAAAAAAGAAGTCACCATTTGGGTAGACGGGAAAGCATTAAAAGCCTATGAAGGAGAAATGATTGCAGCCACGCTGCTTGCTAATGGCATAAAGGTCTTTCGTTATACCAAAAAAAGAAAAGAGCCCAGAGGCATTTTTTGTGCCATCGGGCGGTGCACGGATTGCGTTATGGTGGTAGACGGCATCCCCAATGTGAGAACTTGCATTACCCCTGTCAGAGAAGGAATGAAAATAGAAACCCAGAAAGGTCTGGGTAGTTGGGAGAGAAGTGAAAATGATGAATAAATCTGTAGTGGTTATTGGCGGAGGACCGGCGGGTCTTTGCAGCGCCATTGAAGTTGCTCGGGCAGGGGGGCAAGTTCTTGTTATCGATGAAAACCATAAAGCAGGGGGACAACTTTTTAAACAAATACATAAATTCTTCGGTTCTAAGGAACATAGAGCTGGCATTAGAGGGATACATATAGGAGAAATGCTTCTTAAGGAAGCGAAAGACTTAGGAATTGAAATATGGCTAAATACAGAAGCAGTAGGCATTAATGCCAATAAAGAAATATGGGTGGTGCAAAATAAAAAGAAGTCTTTTATGATCCATGCAGAAAGAATCATTATTGCAACGGGAGCTCAGGAAAATCCAATTAATTTTCCGGGATGGACTCTCCCTGGAGTAATGGGCGCAGGAGCGGCACAGACCATGATGAATATCCATAGAGTAAAGCCGGGAAATAAAGTGCTTATGGTAGGCTCCGGCAATGTAGGGGTGATTGTATCCTATCAGCTCATGCAGGCAGGTATAAAGGTAGCCGGAATTGTCGATGTAACCCAAAAGCCGGGTGGATATGAGGTGCATATGGCAAAGCTAAGAAGAGCCGGAGTGCCTTTTTATCCAAGGCACACCATTAAAAGAGCCCTTGGAAGTCATTGCGTAGAAGGAGCAGAGATTGTAGAGGTGGATAAGGATCTAAACCCAATAGAGGGCAGTGAAAAAGTTTTAGATGTAGATACCATTTGTCTTGCTACAGGTTTTACCCCTCTGGGAGAACTGGCATGGATGGCAGGATGCGCATTTGAGTTTAACCCTTCTTTGGGAGGACATATTCCTGTCCATGATGAACATATGGAAACCAGTATTAAAGGCATCTTTGTTGCAGGGGATATAACGGGTATAGAAGAAGCCAGCATCGCTATGGAAGAAGGAAGAATGGCAGGAATTGCTGTGGCGAAATCTTTAGGGCTCTATGAAAAAGAAGAATATATGGAGCGGATAGTTTGTGTTAAAAACAGGTTAAGTCAGTTAAGGCATAATATTAATGAAGGAAAAAATCAAAACAGCATTCATCTCCCAACAAAAGGCAGATTATTAAAAGGAGCCGTTGCAATTATTGAATGTACCCAGGAAATCCCGTGTAATCCCTGTGAAGCCTCCTGTCCCAAACATGCCATAACCATCGGAGAGAGGATTAGCAATACCCCCAAAATAGATTATGAGAAGTGCATTGGCTGTGGACTATGTATTCCTGCTTGTCCGGGGCAGGCCATCAGCCTTCGGAATTATGCTTTTTCAGAGGAAGAGGTGGCTCTATCTATCCCCTATGAATTTTTACCTCTTCCTAAAACAGGAGAAACCGTTACGGCAGTAGATAGAAAGGGGCAAGAAGTATGTTCCGCAAAAGTAGTTCGTGTGGCTGAATCTCCTAAATATGAAGGAACAGCCGTTGTAACCATTTCCTATCCAAGAAAATTCTTTTATCAAGTAGCCTCAATTAAAAAATAATCCCAATGGGAGCGGTGCCTGTCAGTCCACATTTCCACATTTGAAACAAATGTGGAAATGTGGACTGACAGGCACCAAATTATTTTTGCTTAATATTATAATATAGAGCCTATTTGGAATTTTTGGGGGTAGGTAATATGAACCCATATGGATTTCGAAAGTGGGTGGTGGGTGTCGAGGAAAAGGTGCCTCTGATTAACGGGAAGCGCGTTATAGGGATTAATTTTGACAATGGAGCTACCACCCCTCCTCTTGTTTCGGTGATGGCTGCGGTTAATCGCTTTGTTCCCTGGTATTCCTCTGTTCATAGAGGAACTGGATATAAATCAAGACTTTCTTCACAGATTTATGAAGATGGAAGGAAAGTTGTCTGCGATTTTGTTGGAGCAGATCCAAAAAGGGATGTCGTTATCTTTACAAATAATACTACCCAAGCCATTAATAAAGCCGCTAAAAAATTAGGAGAAAAAGGGGGAAAAGAGGTTGTATTATCTACAGCTATGGAGCATCATTCCAACGATTTACCTTGGCGTGATAAGTTCCATGTGGACTATGTTGGAATCGATGGGGATGGACGACTGGATATGGAAGATCT
The genomic region above belongs to Defluviitalea saccharophila and contains:
- a CDS encoding FAD-dependent oxidoreductase — its product is MAHYDVVIIGGGIIGLSVSYYLLLKKKKVLILEKGELGSGASSSCDDAIFLQSKKPGILLDMTLESVQMYKSLSKELKTDLEFENRGGMVLIEDDIQLKAMEEFVKIQNSHGLPVEMLDRKDVLKKQPFVRKDIKASTYCSKDSQVNPLKVMRGFLKKGTALGLELKTHVEITEIVQRENYWEIVLKDGIRIKTEYVVNAAGAWASDIGRLIDIDIPIRPKRGQIIVTQQVPSLGETNAWSADYIAAKMNPQIVQRKPKRYRELGIGLALSQASSGNYLIGSTREYVGFDKSTTYEALTMIMHEALRLFPILKNVHMIRSFAGLRPASEDGKAIVGEVDGKKGFYIAAGHEGDGIALAPITGKVMASMICGEKVIYPMEELNLNRFQNQKKNGG
- a CDS encoding sodium:solute symporter family protein, yielding MDLGLWLWIVTGLMCTVFLIISWKVTGKAQSSFSNYAIGGKSFPLYLIFFTQFATIMGVGNFIGHAGKGYQFGLPWLIFILGEQGSKIIFALFFAGLAGRLTYNSFPEMMDDLIVRDKVTRALGGILASMIMIAWIGGQGKAFGNIFNISTGANPVPIILLFSLVFIVYTTLGGIYSVVWTDLIQGILVVIFGVAFYVYAFSPVGWSMAELGVRLAEAGKAELWSFKGTNVIQLINQFVTGCIGILAAQIYWQRCFSAKDKKSARDGLLWSGIIAIIFVMLTALVGMVILTLNQGLKPDDAMPWFMLNYVPTGIAVMIFALILAAGMSSADSNLNSASILIVNDLIKPFKQQVTDIQLVKYAKWLTVVIGIFAALAGIYASSILDLFSRAYAMAGGGLVPLLLVGLIWKERKGERFEMGIKNSKVTPWGARVGIITGSILTQIPALGANRVLIALVVSAILIVVVSIFTKKNSKAEVA
- a CDS encoding (2Fe-2S)-binding protein, which gives rise to MEDIIICRCEEITQREIEAAIEDGARTFNEVKRFTRCGMGLCQGRTCRVRIEKLIARKTKKPPRQGNYRQPVRPVNLGIEGDILNE
- a CDS encoding (2Fe-2S)-binding protein; the encoded protein is MNRIKEHPILGKTEDKKEVTIWVDGKALKAYEGEMIAATLLANGIKVFRYTKKRKEPRGIFCAIGRCTDCVMVVDGIPNVRTCITPVREGMKIETQKGLGSWERSENDE
- a CDS encoding FAD-dependent oxidoreductase — protein: MMNKSVVVIGGGPAGLCSAIEVARAGGQVLVIDENHKAGGQLFKQIHKFFGSKEHRAGIRGIHIGEMLLKEAKDLGIEIWLNTEAVGINANKEIWVVQNKKKSFMIHAERIIIATGAQENPINFPGWTLPGVMGAGAAQTMMNIHRVKPGNKVLMVGSGNVGVIVSYQLMQAGIKVAGIVDVTQKPGGYEVHMAKLRRAGVPFYPRHTIKRALGSHCVEGAEIVEVDKDLNPIEGSEKVLDVDTICLATGFTPLGELAWMAGCAFEFNPSLGGHIPVHDEHMETSIKGIFVAGDITGIEEASIAMEEGRMAGIAVAKSLGLYEKEEYMERIVCVKNRLSQLRHNINEGKNQNSIHLPTKGRLLKGAVAIIECTQEIPCNPCEASCPKHAITIGERISNTPKIDYEKCIGCGLCIPACPGQAISLRNYAFSEEEVALSIPYEFLPLPKTGETVTAVDRKGQEVCSAKVVRVAESPKYEGTAVVTISYPRKFFYQVASIKK